The following are encoded together in the Atribacterota bacterium genome:
- a CDS encoding metallopeptidase TldD-related protein gives MQQLMAKLRKKVSSGELYKVNFKSTPVEYEMNQLKSVNAEEMEGWALRLISNGKIGFSSSTSESQFEAMVDMAMAVAQFGQVALFDFPGQINADQEDKLKLYDHLLSEKSIAEMIEIGNNIMNRVNSINAELRCDAGIVKQEGKIQYWNTYGASFTYQKTIFSNSIMIQDTQENDMMILMESKQWGQANFSLDSLWEEVKKKIEWSKEIVEVENGYMPVIFTPKALLVLLLPLMAGLNGRMINRKISPLQGKEGQLLFSPLLSMDSDGIIDYAEGSAPYDDEGIAMQKLPLIEKGILKNYYYDLQNAAEAGVKPSGNGLRYSFHTSPSPGISNLIVSEGNTSFTDMIKDIKTGIIVDQVLGLGQGNILSGAFSNNVQLGYKIVNGKIVGRIKNVMIAGNALEVLKDIIAIGNKAEWISGRYYFPPIYIKSISVSTKD, from the coding sequence ATGCAACAATTAATGGCTAAGTTGAGAAAGAAAGTAAGTTCTGGTGAACTTTATAAGGTTAATTTTAAATCAACTCCGGTTGAATACGAAATGAATCAATTAAAGTCAGTAAATGCAGAAGAAATGGAAGGATGGGCTTTGAGGCTTATCAGTAATGGTAAAATAGGATTTTCTTCTTCCACCTCAGAAAGTCAGTTTGAGGCAATGGTTGATATGGCAATGGCAGTAGCCCAATTTGGACAGGTTGCACTGTTTGATTTTCCCGGACAGATTAATGCTGACCAGGAGGATAAACTAAAACTCTATGACCACTTGTTATCTGAAAAAAGTATTGCTGAGATGATAGAAATTGGAAATAATATTATGAACAGAGTCAACTCCATAAATGCTGAATTGCGCTGTGATGCAGGAATTGTCAAGCAAGAGGGTAAGATTCAATATTGGAATACCTATGGCGCCTCCTTTACTTATCAGAAAACCATTTTTTCTAATTCAATCATGATTCAGGATACTCAGGAAAATGATATGATGATTTTGATGGAGTCCAAGCAATGGGGTCAAGCTAATTTTTCTCTGGACTCTCTCTGGGAAGAGGTGAAGAAAAAAATAGAATGGAGTAAAGAAATTGTAGAGGTAGAAAATGGTTATATGCCAGTTATATTTACTCCCAAGGCTTTACTGGTCCTGCTACTCCCCCTTATGGCAGGTTTAAACGGAAGAATGATTAATAGAAAAATATCTCCTTTACAGGGAAAAGAAGGTCAGCTTTTATTTAGCCCATTGCTTTCTATGGATAGTGATGGAATAATTGATTATGCAGAAGGAAGCGCTCCTTATGATGATGAAGGGATTGCTATGCAGAAATTGCCCTTAATCGAAAAGGGTATCTTGAAGAATTATTATTATGATTTACAAAATGCTGCAGAAGCAGGAGTAAAACCTTCCGGTAATGGCCTTAGATATAGTTTTCATACCTCACCTTCCCCCGGCATTAGCAACCTGATCGTTTCAGAAGGAAATACCTCCTTTACTGATATGATTAAGGACATCAAAACCGGAATCATTGTTGACCAGGTATTGGGATTAGGGCAGGGTAATATTCTTAGTGGCGCTTTTTCTAATAATGTTCAGCTGGGTTACAAGATAGTTAATGGAAAAATTGTCGGCAGAATTAAAAATGTAATGATAGCTGGAAATGCCTTAGAGGTCTTAAAAGATATTATTGCTATAGGTAATAAAGCGGAATGGATATCTGGTCGATATTATTTTCCGCCTATCTATATTAAATCAATATCAGTATCAACGAAAGATTGA
- a CDS encoding histidine phosphatase family protein, with translation MLKILIIRHGETFSNAEKRFSGHQDVDLTEKGIWQAEQLAERLAEFPIKAIYSSDLKRAIHTASIINKRHQLNLSTEPLFREICFGEWEGLRFEEINTENNKGNCPHWWHEPCQPLPGGESISDLQRRVLDGLEKIIDEHDHDEQYNTVAIVCHGGVARIIISIALDIPLEKIWYIKQYSTALNIIFYQKHNIYFVESINDISHLKGKEPVKLVEE, from the coding sequence ATGTTAAAAATTTTAATTATAAGACATGGAGAAACTTTTAGTAATGCTGAAAAACGCTTTTCAGGTCATCAGGATGTTGACCTTACTGAAAAAGGAATTTGGCAGGCAGAACAGTTAGCAGAGCGTCTGGCAGAATTTCCGATTAAAGCAATTTATAGTAGTGATTTAAAAAGGGCTATCCATACTGCCAGTATTATTAACAAGAGACATCAGTTGAATCTTAGCACTGAACCACTATTCAGGGAAATCTGCTTTGGAGAGTGGGAGGGATTACGTTTTGAGGAAATTAATACGGAAAATAATAAGGGCAATTGTCCACATTGGTGGCATGAACCTTGCCAACCTCTCCCTGGTGGAGAGAGTATTTCTGATTTACAAAGAAGGGTTTTAGATGGTCTGGAGAAGATAATTGATGAACATGATCATGATGAGCAGTATAATACTGTTGCTATTGTCTGTCATGGTGGAGTAGCTAGAATCATTATTAGTATTGCTCTGGATATTCCTCTGGAAAAAATCTGGTATATCAAGCAATATTCCACTGCTTTAAATATAATCTTTTATCAGAAGCATAATATCTATTTTGTCGAATCGATAAATGATATCAGTCATCTTAAGGGAAAGGAACCGGTTAAATTAGTTGAAGAATAA
- a CDS encoding DUF3343 domain-containing protein, giving the protein STSGAIKTESLAKKQGLVVKLIPVPRHLSSDCGICLSFNFDDIHRIEKILSDNKVEFNAIYDL; this is encoded by the coding sequence TTCAACCAGCGGGGCTATCAAAACAGAAAGTTTAGCAAAGAAACAAGGGCTTGTTGTTAAGCTTATCCCGGTGCCCCGTCATTTAAGCTCTGATTGCGGTATATGCTTAAGTTTTAACTTTGATGACATTCATAGAATAGAAAAAATATTAAGTGACAATAAAGTAGAATTTAATGCTATTTATGATTTATAA
- a CDS encoding L-2-amino-thiazoline-4-carboxylic acid hydrolase yields the protein MKDSNNTQIVTKKEAAKEIEMVSKRIALLHLAYAKTLVNELGNEKGEKVILKAIKYYGKLIGEEVKKNIHDQGLEATPDNYGRGKSRDLPRYGMHAGRETFESGGRKRRKSYGCVLGKLWREYGEEELGRLYCYVDLAKSMYYNPHFKLVHTKCMPEREDEECEFDVIPTTEKEREEFFSEGTDWTKIDRGV from the coding sequence TTGAAAGATTCTAATAATACACAAATAGTAACGAAAAAAGAGGCTGCGAAAGAAATAGAAATGGTTAGTAAGAGAATTGCTTTGCTACATCTTGCTTATGCTAAAACGTTAGTAAATGAGCTGGGAAATGAAAAAGGAGAAAAAGTAATTTTAAAGGCTATCAAGTATTATGGTAAATTAATAGGGGAAGAGGTGAAGAAAAATATACATGATCAAGGCTTAGAGGCAACTCCTGATAATTATGGTAGAGGAAAGTCCAGGGATCTTCCCAGATATGGTATGCATGCAGGGAGAGAGACCTTTGAGAGCGGGGGAAGAAAACGAAGAAAAAGTTATGGTTGCGTTCTTGGTAAACTATGGCGGGAATATGGTGAGGAGGAATTAGGTAGGCTATATTGCTATGTTGACTTAGCTAAATCTATGTATTATAATCCACATTTTAAACTGGTGCATACAAAATGTATGCCCGAGCGGGAAGATGAAGAATGCGAATTTGATGTAATTCCGACTACTGAAAAGGAAAGAGAAGAATTTTTTAGCGAAGGAACTGACTGGACGAAGATTGATAGGGGCGTATAA
- a CDS encoding HD domain-containing protein, which yields MNNKKRIVDLDLGDVVKQVFYIKEAEFRLRRDGKTVDGFLRISDSSGEIEAIYWDISDKELSQIENMQFAQIAGQVIKKKSDGQIQMSIKSLESAPESSLEDFIPATPLNVEELMQEIDHKISSIKHQYLKALLLSFFDDLILRGKFKKTPAAKKLHQAYKGGLAEHTVNVSRICETICQIYPQVNRDFLVSAALLHDIGKVEEYQLNGVIEYTDKGKLIGHIIMGTEMVEEKIKQIKDFPEDLAVMFKHTILSHHGKFEFGSPKLPSILPAIALFYADDTDAKINGLIGLKEQNKNVDKKWSDWVWWLDRSIYLAEQVIMEDSSKNFEE from the coding sequence TTGAATAATAAAAAAAGAATTGTTGATTTGGATTTAGGAGATGTTGTAAAACAGGTTTTCTATATAAAGGAAGCAGAATTTAGATTGCGAAGAGATGGTAAGACTGTAGATGGTTTTTTGAGAATATCTGATAGCAGTGGTGAAATAGAAGCTATTTATTGGGATATATCAGATAAGGAATTATCTCAAATTGAGAATATGCAATTTGCTCAAATCGCAGGCCAGGTAATTAAAAAGAAAAGTGACGGACAGATACAGATGAGCATAAAATCTTTAGAGTCAGCACCGGAATCATCTTTAGAGGATTTTATACCAGCTACACCACTGAATGTTGAGGAATTAATGCAGGAAATAGACCATAAAATCTCTTCTATAAAGCATCAGTATTTAAAGGCATTATTACTCTCCTTTTTTGATGATCTGATTTTAAGGGGAAAATTTAAGAAGACACCGGCTGCTAAAAAATTACATCAAGCGTATAAGGGAGGTTTAGCAGAACATACCGTTAACGTCTCAAGGATATGTGAGACTATCTGTCAAATATATCCTCAGGTTAATAGGGATTTTCTTGTTAGTGCTGCACTTCTTCATGATATTGGAAAGGTAGAAGAATATCAGCTGAATGGAGTTATTGAGTATACCGATAAGGGGAAACTAATCGGACATATAATTATGGGAACAGAGATGGTTGAGGAAAAAATTAAACAGATAAAAGATTTTCCAGAAGACTTAGCGGTTATGTTCAAACATACTATCTTAAGCCATCATGGTAAATTTGAATTTGGCTCACCTAAGCTTCCCAGTATTCTTCCAGCTATAGCTCTTTTTTATGCTGATGATACTGATGCTAAAATCAATGGATTAATTGGCTTGAAAGAACAGAATAAGAATGTAGATAAAAAATGGAGTGATTGGGTCTGGTGGTTAGATCGTTCCATTTACCTGGCAGAACAGGTTATAATGGAAGATAGTAGTAAAAATTTTGAAGAATAA
- the cobS gene encoding adenosylcobinamide-GDP ribazoletransferase: protein MGNIVRRFLLALSFLTVLPVSLPYFRKEFVDQEVIKEDLSKASIFFPLVGLLMGGILFTIYWLLKLIDLPVHLEAGFILAVWVVLSGGLHLEGLADMIDGFFGGQNKENIISIMKDGSIGAKGAIALIILILLKYLLLISLAETVKGVSLLLAPMMGRWAMVLTAYLGKPASSSNTLTKMFTNYLGKKELVVSTLFTVGFNFLILSPSFIYHALVLLIITGCITGSLIAYSNRKIQGICGDVIGAINEISELVVLLVSFLTIK from the coding sequence ATGGGTAATATAGTCAGAAGATTTTTGTTAGCACTTTCTTTTTTGACAGTCCTACCGGTTTCTTTACCCTACTTTAGGAAAGAATTTGTTGACCAGGAAGTTATTAAGGAGGATTTATCGAAAGCCAGCATCTTTTTCCCCTTAGTTGGTTTGCTCATGGGGGGTATCCTATTTACCATTTATTGGCTGCTGAAACTTATTGATTTACCTGTTCATCTAGAAGCAGGATTTATTCTTGCTGTATGGGTGGTATTAAGCGGAGGCCTTCATCTGGAAGGATTAGCTGATATGATAGACGGATTTTTTGGTGGGCAAAATAAAGAAAATATTATTAGTATTATGAAAGATGGTTCTATCGGAGCAAAGGGAGCTATTGCCTTAATTATATTAATTCTCTTGAAATATCTTCTGTTAATCAGTTTAGCTGAGACAGTTAAAGGGGTATCACTACTGCTGGCTCCTATGATGGGAAGATGGGCTATGGTTTTAACAGCTTATCTGGGGAAACCTGCCTCTTCTTCGAATACCTTAACCAAGATGTTCACTAATTATTTAGGAAAAAAAGAATTAGTTGTTTCAACTTTATTCACTGTTGGTTTTAATTTTCTAATATTATCCCCCAGTTTTATCTATCATGCCCTTGTTTTATTAATCATAACCGGATGTATAACCGGTAGCCTTATTGCTTATTCCAACAGAAAGATTCAGGGAATTTGTGGTGATGTAATAGGTGCTATCAATGAAATAAGCGAGCTGGTTGTGTTACTTGTATCTTTTTTAACTATTAAATAA
- a CDS encoding DUF2089 domain-containing protein, translating to MPNIPTNCPACGSRMNITELRCSKCNTKVQGNFPINKLISLSEEDREFLLTFLRSRGNIKEVQERMGISYPTVKNRLDKLLAALGLFDEIKNMSRSEIINALNNEEISVEEAINLLQES from the coding sequence TTGCCCAACATTCCTACTAATTGTCCGGCTTGTGGTTCTAGAATGAATATCACTGAATTAAGATGCAGTAAATGCAACACAAAGGTACAGGGAAATTTTCCTATAAACAAACTAATCTCTCTTTCTGAAGAAGACCGGGAATTCTTGTTGACCTTTCTTCGCTCTCGGGGAAATATAAAGGAAGTTCAGGAAAGAATGGGGATTTCTTATCCTACTGTTAAAAACAGGCTGGATAAATTGTTAGCGGCTTTAGGTTTATTCGATGAAATTAAAAACATGAGCCGAAGTGAAATAATAAATGCTCTTAATAATGAAGAGATTTCAGTGGAAGAAGCGATTAATTTACTACAAGAAAGCTAA
- a CDS encoding RraA family protein, which yields MERERTKELELLTKIKEYDTPSVTNIVATYPNHPLCLGLYHPWSQNWYTDQTIHCMFPELGRTAGYAVTCVYGLPDPAYSRLSFMNVIDALEQSKKPTILIIKQNFPSEIADKVGLSGGNMTTALKSIGCVGVISDGPSRDIDEIRPMKFQYMLTGVTPGHGDMAVHAVNVPVSVAGMDVYPGEIIHMDENGACKFPVDKLEKVVTNLALIQKEEQERMETLSQATTSAEIRAIFAGKS from the coding sequence ATGGAAAGAGAAAGAACAAAAGAATTAGAACTATTAACAAAGATTAAAGAATATGATACACCTTCGGTAACCAACATAGTTGCTACTTACCCTAATCATCCCCTATGTCTGGGACTTTATCATCCCTGGAGCCAGAATTGGTATACAGATCAGACTATTCACTGTATGTTTCCGGAACTGGGCAGAACAGCCGGTTATGCTGTTACTTGCGTATATGGTTTACCTGATCCTGCATACTCACGTCTTTCTTTTATGAATGTCATTGATGCTTTAGAACAATCTAAAAAGCCGACCATACTAATCATTAAACAGAATTTTCCATCCGAAATAGCGGATAAAGTGGGTCTTTCCGGAGGCAATATGACTACAGCACTAAAATCAATCGGTTGTGTGGGAGTTATTTCTGATGGTCCTTCCCGTGATATAGATGAGATAAGACCAATGAAGTTTCAATATATGTTGACTGGGGTAACACCGGGACATGGGGATATGGCTGTTCATGCCGTTAATGTACCGGTTTCAGTAGCTGGTATGGATGTATATCCAGGAGAAATTATTCATATGGATGAGAATGGAGCTTGTAAATTTCCAGTAGATAAGTTAGAAAAGGTAGTAACAAATTTAGCCTTAATACAAAAGGAAGAACAGGAACGTATGGAGACATTATCCCAGGCGACCACGTCTGCCGAGATAAGAGCAATCTTTGCCGGTAAATCATAA
- the cobU gene encoding bifunctional adenosylcobinamide kinase/adenosylcobinamide-phosphate guanylyltransferase, with product MNKYKPKLILITGGVRSGKSSFAESLASKIGEKITYIATAQALDEEMSERITEHRKRRPKNWQTYEEPYQVEKIIQEIGHKTDVILIDCLTLLVSNLMSDCPDEQSRKNLSSKIKVKINVIVNEALKCQASVIMVSNEVGLGLVPTNITGRFFRDILGQANQAIALNADRVYLMVAGIPMLIKGKRDG from the coding sequence ATGAATAAATACAAACCTAAACTCATTCTGATTACGGGTGGAGTACGAAGCGGCAAGAGCTCTTTTGCTGAATCGCTAGCCTCAAAAATCGGTGAAAAAATTACCTATATTGCTACAGCACAGGCCTTAGACGAGGAAATGTCTGAAAGAATAACAGAACACCGTAAAAGAAGACCGAAAAACTGGCAGACATACGAGGAACCTTATCAGGTTGAGAAGATTATTCAAGAGATTGGCCATAAAACAGATGTTATTCTGATTGATTGTCTGACTTTGCTGGTCTCTAATCTTATGTCTGATTGTCCGGATGAGCAATCCAGAAAAAATCTTTCCTCAAAAATCAAAGTAAAAATTAATGTTATTGTTAACGAAGCATTAAAATGCCAGGCTTCTGTTATTATGGTATCCAATGAAGTAGGACTGGGCTTGGTTCCCACCAATATAACCGGACGTTTTTTTCGGGACATACTGGGTCAGGCTAATCAGGCTATTGCTCTGAATGCGGATCGGGTATATCTTATGGTAGCTGGTATTCCTATGTTAATAAAGGGGAAAAGAGATGGGTAA
- the cobT gene encoding nicotinate-nucleotide--dimethylbenzimidazole phosphoribosyltransferase, with amino-acid sequence MKNNKIAKIISDIHPIDHIIQKNTLESFDRLTKPRKSLGRLEDLVARAAGIYGRLNPVIDRKVIFLMAADHGVTDEQVSAYPSEITRQMVLNFLRGGAAINVLAHHFDVEIVITDIGVKGELCRKSGIFQKKIASGTNNMAKESAMTREMAERSMEIGFDVFEDTFAQKKIDMIGLGEMGIGNTTASSAIVSLLTDAKIEEVVDRGAGLSPEAVYHKIAVLKKAISLNQPDPDDPLDVLAKVGGFEIGGLVGCIFAAAKRRIPIIMDGLISGACALLAVKLNPQIHDYLFASHCSRERGHSIALTYLDMLPIFDLGMHLGEGTGAVFGMSFIEAGFKLLNQMATFDDLMTIKE; translated from the coding sequence TTGAAGAATAATAAGATTGCCAAAATTATTAGCGATATTCATCCCATTGATCATATTATCCAGAAAAATACTTTAGAAAGTTTTGATAGGTTAACTAAACCACGAAAAAGTTTAGGGAGACTGGAAGATCTGGTAGCCAGGGCAGCTGGTATTTATGGCCGTTTGAATCCTGTTATAGATAGAAAGGTAATATTTCTGATGGCTGCTGACCATGGAGTAACTGATGAGCAGGTCAGTGCTTATCCTTCCGAAATCACTCGTCAGATGGTATTAAATTTTTTAAGAGGTGGGGCTGCTATAAATGTATTGGCTCACCATTTTGATGTGGAGATAGTAATAACCGATATAGGAGTAAAGGGAGAGTTATGCCGGAAATCAGGCATTTTTCAGAAGAAGATTGCCTCTGGAACTAATAATATGGCGAAAGAATCAGCTATGACCAGGGAAATGGCAGAAAGGTCAATGGAGATTGGATTTGATGTTTTTGAGGATACTTTTGCACAGAAGAAGATTGATATGATAGGATTAGGGGAAATGGGGATTGGTAATACTACTGCTAGCAGTGCCATTGTTAGTCTATTAACTGACGCTAAAATCGAGGAAGTAGTGGATCGAGGAGCAGGTCTTTCTCCTGAGGCAGTATACCATAAAATTGCAGTACTTAAGAAGGCTATTTCTTTAAACCAACCCGATCCTGATGATCCTTTAGATGTACTGGCAAAAGTAGGTGGATTTGAGATTGGTGGCCTGGTAGGATGTATTTTTGCCGCTGCAAAAAGAAGAATTCCCATAATAATGGATGGTCTAATATCAGGAGCTTGTGCTTTACTGGCAGTAAAATTAAATCCTCAGATACATGATTATCTCTTTGCCAGCCACTGTTCCAGGGAAAGGGGACATAGCATTGCCCTTACCTATCTGGATATGCTCCCTATCTTTGATCTGGGTATGCATCTAGGGGAAGGGACAGGAGCAGTTTTTGGTATGAGCTTTATAGAAGCGGGTTTTAAATTACTTAATCAGATGGCTACTTTTGATGATTTAATGACCATTAAAGAATAA
- a CDS encoding TldD/PmbA family protein: MHDRLTDALSGKKADYLEIRLEEYESTNIRFQGKDIEKISSSQEKGGNVRALVKGRWGFVTFNRWEDLKEKINQAIEIATLIGDKPSNLAQVEPVVDNITADYSKDFRQVSLKEKSTMMKNYSNIIVNFSPKIQSSIVDYTDRFTTVHFANSEGTYIRQERPYLNIHFTAIARDGDDVQMASESIGSIKGYEKAERLSSRAQRAAQRAVKLLQSKSVPGGQYTVILDPLLAGVFIHEAFGHLSEADFLYEDPRMQKLMVLGKKVGFEELNVVDDGSLPGLLGSSKYDDEGVPTRKNYLIKKGIITSRLHSRETAAKMGESVTGNARALSYHFKPIVRMTNTYIEKGKTPYKELFNDIKKGIYARKFYGGNTTFEMFTFSAGEGYMIENGRITEPLRDITLTGNLFETLYHIDGIGNDLKIIESGGGCGKGGQQPLPVTFGSPHIRIRNVVVGGK; encoded by the coding sequence ATGCATGATAGACTGACAGATGCACTTTCCGGGAAAAAAGCGGATTATCTGGAAATAAGACTGGAGGAATATGAATCAACCAATATTCGTTTTCAAGGAAAGGATATAGAGAAGATTAGTAGTTCTCAGGAAAAGGGAGGCAATGTCCGGGCATTGGTAAAAGGAAGATGGGGATTTGTTACTTTTAATCGGTGGGAAGATTTAAAAGAAAAAATTAATCAAGCTATTGAGATTGCCACTCTTATTGGCGATAAACCAAGTAATTTAGCTCAGGTAGAGCCGGTGGTAGATAATATAACAGCTGACTATAGCAAAGATTTTAGACAGGTTAGTTTAAAAGAAAAATCAACTATGATGAAAAACTATAGCAATATTATAGTTAACTTTAGTCCCAAGATACAATCATCAATTGTAGATTATACTGATCGCTTTACCACAGTACATTTTGCTAATTCTGAAGGTACCTATATCAGACAGGAACGACCTTATCTCAATATACACTTTACTGCCATTGCTCGTGATGGCGATGATGTTCAGATGGCCAGTGAAAGTATTGGTAGTATTAAAGGATACGAAAAGGCTGAACGGCTTTCTTCTCGAGCACAGAGAGCAGCACAACGTGCTGTTAAGTTATTACAGTCAAAATCTGTTCCTGGTGGTCAATATACGGTAATCCTGGATCCACTCCTGGCTGGAGTATTTATTCATGAAGCCTTTGGTCATTTAAGTGAAGCTGATTTTTTATATGAAGATCCGCGAATGCAAAAGTTAATGGTATTAGGAAAGAAGGTAGGCTTTGAAGAATTGAATGTGGTGGATGACGGTTCTTTACCAGGATTGCTGGGATCCTCTAAATATGATGACGAAGGAGTTCCTACCAGGAAAAATTACCTTATCAAAAAAGGCATTATCACCAGCAGGCTTCATTCCCGGGAAACTGCTGCTAAAATGGGAGAATCTGTTACTGGAAATGCTAGAGCTTTAAGCTATCATTTCAAACCAATAGTCCGCATGACTAACACCTATATAGAGAAAGGCAAAACACCATATAAGGAATTATTCAATGATATCAAAAAGGGCATTTATGCCCGAAAGTTTTATGGAGGAAATACTACCTTTGAGATGTTTACCTTCAGTGCCGGTGAGGGTTATATGATTGAAAATGGAAGGATTACAGAACCACTTAGAGATATAACATTGACTGGTAATTTATTTGAAACATTGTATCATATTGATGGTATTGGCAATGACCTGAAAATTATTGAATCCGGAGGGGGTTGTGGTAAGGGTGGACAACAACCTTTACCAGTAACCTTTGGTAGTCCTCATATTCGTATTAGAAATGTCGTGGTAGGAGGGAAGTAG